One genomic window of Haliotis asinina isolate JCU_RB_2024 chromosome 4, JCU_Hal_asi_v2, whole genome shotgun sequence includes the following:
- the LOC137281498 gene encoding NFX1-type zinc finger-containing protein 1-like has product MSMRDVGESVCEVSDASHVMFGPKNTLNHSPCSIDVECAVESPDACPECTVGESASSNNTECIDLKERFQENTETDGACSTQECHIPEESFDLGSEATTSGLDDEDADEDDQANTTSVVMVGSSNTLNVMLPGGKVRSFYMERNTKVNIKYNTSAEPLTEPHKEKVRITIDIEGNQSAMDAVFANYHRPRTGLQQNLHNLFDRLNYAIDLITPGSIVIELRPTTSNSVQTLLESIENGQFDNIVKELLSEESVFKMIAGKEVTVTVELSIPEEMIQKAGTSLIDPAPVDCRVLPDVNVSVREEGTEDDDSSHSSSVDPPDPQEAEDDPSSSVDPESTDSQGGADFRMSRSSQIHGRPRRLTLSSLKGLQDCEPLVIITHINQDVKGFKTLLCRKDLSPKDFKLIVSSLSKVVHCESMPEWINDILSKVVTTPFFRTSYANVLPRMDPNDIRRVTFESFPIFREILKRMPSDGWPVVDTLALLSRGLMVRNGIKDVNVIKCAEELDELLLLTKPETLEMNASTSKQDMDEDEEFGTPPESFRDLPVIPRKEELDGTEEIFLLRNKVGTRFKDLEHYLECQFRLFRADVIMPLKKNIQAFKRADTDTFTDYRTYVDVHILRPVCSSNGLCYRLAFSTTHLKRVKWESSQRLIYGSLLCLSSDRFTDDVLFATVDSRDPESLKQGLVDVRFLSDVPYSAYRSRGVCFDMVESPAYFEAYKDVLICMKDLSGSTLPFQEYIVQCVNIVKEPLYLQEQKDALYDLQPLLDEAFKVSDRRERDNTETSLKKSKCARNVKIQDKGSWPQIDGLDASQLKALHNALTKEFALIQGPPGTGKTYLGTHILKTLLHNSDVWLRGQKHLPVLVVCYTNHALDQFLAGLLKVFEGKLIRVGGRFTTELMKRHSLKYARDGIKKQKAVPSHIHEAKMAILRKMKSLKRTIHLSAAKLEVAKREILHENCLRSFMDEKLRRQFPQEDLSPRGPIILKWLRIDADLALTDRTSDQSCRTEDDSDEEDSGEKGVSLSDYDLPRNRHQIVQDLLQILDLDFDFDTEDTMDENELPETEDQVTQKYVAFNVTKLGDGTVSRFYSAQERRKQVETLQKKRKLKQSLMEKITSFDSMTRDEETSLNDIWKLPHKDRWRLYRFWVDLFCEHAWEEITLKEEEYENCSFRFQEVSLQGDKLILAETDVIGMTTTAAARYQKILNEIGPRIIIIEEAAEVLEAHVIGTLSKGCEHLILIGDHKQLRPNPTVHELAKKYNLEISLFERMVKSGLHCDTLEWQHRMRPEIAEIIRPIYPQLKDHDVVKAYGNVRGVSRNIYFIEHQHPHSFDEETKSFENSHEAEYLAGLCKYLLKQGYQNEHITILSTYSAQIGRLRFALKKQQITDVSVVAVDSYQGEENDIVLLSLVRSGNKGSIGFLKEENRVCVALSRAKIGLYVIGNFTHIAEHSDLWKEICKKAMICDYLGPALVLSCQRHPETACIEALDPTDFASAPEGGCERQCDYRLPCGHVCTKMCHSNDPHHIESPCLKPCGKVCKNGHSGCSELCYKPCPPCEVPVQVKLQACGHTQVIPCHTDAGRYQCLEPITVTKPCGHSSSVACGRKDTEPCNYPCKVQLTCGHICQGTCGSCHRGRLHQPCTAKCTEILICGHECLSTCNSCPPCETPCENRCSHRTCTLACGDPCVPCSKPCDIACRHSKCTSTCGDMCKREKCNAICRKKLKCRHPCIGLCDAPCPNVCKECNPEEISKALEAFGTEISGNNRLIQLEECSHIFDVKAMDKYMEGDSGDVEKTVVELKKCPICKTPIRRNQRYVNIIKGTLSDIEKAKLKVRENGRRVRDLQQMILSMRNRFQGSDRVIVERLTTTSLFPSEGHLSAQVSQLRIMERVLGLEKLVRSDAAKNSSHLYEQLLRAIHAFKEWLLVPRSCFGKQERQDSDGEMKRLSMSRYLITASHLIDSDRKGSSADMNMRIHDMIQRLASSETHESVLSDAKVLVEEVKGHVSESKIGACDEERVVIVEAIDMKQGHWYKCKEGHVYAMSECDRPHEEVTCPECESSTGGSACGITEDNVWAPDIDDPEDPPWSDKRDYELAWKLHEELNG; this is encoded by the exons ATGTCCATGCGTGATGTAGGTGAATCAGTGTGTGAAGTAAGTGATGCTTCCCATGTCATGTTCGGACCAAAGAACACTCTCAACCACAGCCCATGTTCTATTGATGTGGAGTGTGCCGTTGAGTCACCAGATGCTTGCCCTGAATGTACAGTGGGTGAAAGCGCATCTTCAAACAACACAGAGTGTATTGACTTGAAAGAGAGGTTTCAGgaaaacactgaaacagacGGTGCATGTTCTACACAGGAGTGTCATATTCCAGAAGAGAGTTTTGATTTGGGAAGTGAGGCGACTACCTCTGGGCTTGATGATGAGGATGCAGATGAGGACGATCAAGCTAACACGACATCAGTGGTCATGGTTGGGTCGTCAAATACCCTTAATGTCATGCTACCTGGAGGCAAAGTCCGAAGCTTCTACATGGAACGGAATACAAAGGTCAACATTAAGTACAACACTTCTGCAGAACCTTTAACAGAAC CGCACAAAGAGAAAGTCAGGATCACAATAGATATCGAAGGAAATCAATCAGCAATGGATGCCGTGTTTGCCAATTACCACCGCCCTAGGACAGGACTCCAGCAAAACCTACACAACCTTTTTGATCGGTTAAACTACGCCATTGACTTGATAACACCAGGGTCCATTGTAATAGAGTTACGGCCAACAACGAGTAATTCTGTGCAAACACTGCTAGAATCAATTGAAAATGGACAGTTTGATAACATTGTCAAAGAACTATTAAGCGAAGAGTCTGTATTCAAGATGATTGCTGGTAAAGAGGTTACTGTTACTGTTGAACTGAGCATTCCAGAGGAGATGATCCAGAAGGCTGGGACATCCCTCATCGACCCGGCTCCTGTAGACTGTCGCGTACTGCCAGATGTGAACGTGAGCGTGCGAGAGGAGGGCACCGAGGATGATGACAGCAGCCACTCTTCATCGGTTGATCCTCCTGATCCACAAGAGGCTGAAGACGATCCATCCTCCAGTGTTGACCCAGAGTCAACAG ATTCCCAGGGTGGTGCAGACTTCAGAATGTCACGTTCAAG TCAAATTCATGGTAGACCACGAAGGCTGACTCTTTCTTCACTGAAGGGATTGCAGGACTGTGAACCATTAGTAATAATAACACATATCAATCAGGACGTAAAAGGTTTTAAAACTTTGCTCTGCAGAAAGGACCTGTCGCCAAAAGACTTCAAACTGATTGTGTCTAGTTTGAGTAAAGTAGTTCACTGTGAATCAATGCCAGAGTGGATCAATGACATACTTAGTAAAGTTGTTACTACCCCATTTTTTCGAACATCGTACGCAAATGTTCTGCCACGTATGGATCCAAATGACATAAGACGAGTGACTTTTGAGAGTTTTCCGATCTTCAGAGAGATTTTGAAACGTATGCCATCTGACGGGTGGCCGGTTGTGGACACCCTTGCTCTACTGTCACGTGGCTTGATGGTAAGAAATGGCATAAAAGATGttaatgtcattaaatgtgcAGAGGAATTAGATGAACTTCTGCTGTTAACTAAACCAGAAACACTTGAAATGAATGCATCAACATCCAAGCAGGACATGGATGAAGATGAAGAGTTTGGCACCCCTCCAGAAAGCTTCCGTGATCTTCCAGTCATCCCGAGAAAGGAGGAACTCGACGGAACTGAGGAGATCTTCCTTCTGCGCAATAAAGTGGGAACTAGATTCAAAGATCTGGAACACTATCTTGAATGCCAGTTCCGCCTCTTCAGAGCTGATGTCATTATGCCTCTGAagaaaaacattcaagcattCAAAAGGGCCGACACGGACACTTTTACAGACTATAGGACATATGTCGATGTACACATTTTGCGTCCTGTCTGTTCATCCAATGGTCTTTGCTATAGGCTTGCCTTTTCCACCACACATCTGAAAAGGGTCAAGTGGGAATCAAGTCAAAGATTGATCTATGGCTCCCTGCTGTGTTTGTCATCAGATAGATTCACTGACGATGTCCTCTTTGCAACTGTTGACAGTCGAGATCCTGAAAGTCTAAAACAGGGACTGGTTGATGTGAGGTTTCTGTCAGATGTACCATATTCCGCATACAGATCAAGAGGTGTTTGCTTTGATATGGTAGAATCACCTGCATATTTTGAAGCTTATAAGGATGTTTTGATTTGTATGAAAGATCTGTCTGGAAGTACCCTGCCTTTCCAGGAATATATagtacaatgtgtaaacatTGTGAAGGAACCTCTCTATTTGCAAGAACAAAAAGATGCTCTGTATGATCTTCAACCCCTTTTAGATGAGGCGTTCAAAGTCTCCGACAGAAGGGAGAGagacaacactgaaacatcttTGAAAAAATCAAAGTGTGCTCGAAATGTGAAGATTCAGGATAAAGGCTCTTGGCCTCAGATTGATGGATTAGATGCTTCCCAGTTAAAAGCATTACATAATGCTCTGACTAAAGAGTTTGCGTTGATACAGGGGCCTCCTGGAACCGGAAAAACCTACCTTGGCACACACATTTTGAAGACTCTTCTACATAACTCAGACGTCTGGCTTCGTGGGCAAAAACATCTACCTGTTCTTGTAGTATGTTACACCAATCATGCCCTGGACCAGTTTCTGGCAGGACTGTTGAAAGTTTTTGAGGGTAAACTTATTCGTGTCGGAGGGCGTTTCACGACAGAACTGATGAAGAGACACTCTCTTAAATATGCCAGGGATGGAATAAAGAAACAGAAAGCAGTGCCATCTCATATCCATGAAGCGAAAATGGCCATATTAAGAAAGATGAAATCTTTGAAGAGGACAATTCATTTAAGTGCAGCTAAACTTGAGGTAGCCAAGCGAGAAATCCTTCACGAGAACTGTTTGAGAAGCTTCATGGACGAGAAGTTGAGAAGGCAATTTCCACAAGAGGATCTGTCACCAAGAGGGCCTATCATACTGAAGTGGCTTCGCATTGATGCTGATTTAGCCTTAACAGACAGGACCAGCGATCAGAGTTGCAGAACGGAAGATGACAGTGATGAGGAAGATAGTGGTGAAAAGGGGGTCAGTTTATCTGACTATGACTTGCCAAGAAACAGACACCAAATAGTTCAAGACTTACTACAAATATTAGATCTTGACTTCGACTTTGACACAGAAGACACCATGGATGAGAATGAACTACCTGAGACAGAAGATCAAGTTACACAGAAATATGTAGCCTTCAATGTCACAAAACTAGGAGACGGCACGGTGTCTCGGTTTTACTCAGCACAAGAGAGAAGAAAGCAGGTGGAAACACTTCAAAAGAAAAGGAAACTTAAACAAAGTTTAATGGAGAAAATCACATCATTTGACTCAATGACAAGGGATGAAGAAACAAGTCTCAACGACATATGGAAGCTACCGCACAAAGACAGGTGGCGTTTGTATCGGTTTTGGGTTGATCTATTTTGTGAACACGCGTGGGAAGAAATTACTCTGAAAGAAGAAGAATATGAAAACTGTTCTTTTCGATTCCAGGAAGTTTCGTTGCAAGGTGATAAACTCATATTAGCAGAGACTGACGTCATTGGAATGACCACAACAGCTGCGGCAAGGTATCAAAAAATACTGAATGAGATAGGACCCAGGATAATCATCATTGAAGAAGCCGCTGAAGTTCTAGAAGCCCATGTTATTGGTACTTTGAGTAAAGGGTGTGAACATCTCATACTGATTGGAGATCACAAGCAACTTAGACCCAACCCCACAGTGCATGAGCTTGCAAAAAAGTACAACCTTGAAAtttcattgtttgaaaggaTGGTAAAATCTGGTCTACACTGTGATACTTTAGAATGGCAGCACAGAATGCGGCCCGAGATAGCTGAAATTATTCGGCCTATATACCCACAGTTGAAGGACCACGATGTTGTGAAAGCATATGGCAACGTAAGGGGAGTAAGCAGAAATATCTACTTCATTGAACATCAACATCCACATTCCTTCGATGAGGAGACTAAAAGCTTTGAGAACTCTCATGAAGCAGAATACCTCGCTGGCCTCTGCAAGTACCTCTTAAAGCAAGGCTATCAAAACGAGCACATCACCATTCTCTCCACTTACTCAGCGCAAATAGGTCGCCTCCGATTCGCATTGAAGAAGCAACAAATAACAGATGTGAGCGTTGTAGCAGTGGACAGTTATCAGGGAGAAGAAAATGACATAGTACTCTTGTCACTAGTAAGAAGTGGAAACAAAGGCTCTATAGGATTTCTGAAAGAAGAGAATCGTGTCTGTGTTGCATTGTCAAGGGCAAAGATTGGTCTTTATGTCATTGGCAACTTTACACACATTGCGGAACACAGTGACCTATGGaaggaaatatgtaaaaaggcAATGATTTGTGATTACCTTGGCCCTGCCTTGGTCCTGAGCTGTCAACGACACCCGGAAACGGCTTGCATTGAGGCTCTTGATCCAACAGACTTTGCAAGTGCTCCCGAAGGTGGATGTGAGAGACAGTGCGATTACCGACTACCATGTGGTCACGTTTGCACGAAGATGTGTCATTCAAATGACCCTCATCACATTGAATCGCCTTGTTTAAAACCATGTGGGAAAGTTTGCAAGAATGGGCATTCAGGCTGCAGTGAGCTTTGCTACAAACCATGCCCTCCATGTGAAGTTCCCGTGCAGGTGAAACTACAAGCatgtggacacacacaggtgaTTCCTTGTCATACTGATGCTGGACGGTACCAATGCCTTGAGCCTATCACTGTTACTAAACCATGTGGCCACTCTTCTTCTGTTGCCTGTGGAAGGAAGGATACTGAACCATGCAACTATCCCTGTAAGGTCCAACTGACTTGTGGCCATATATGCCAAGGCACATGCGGATCCTGTCACAGGGGGAGGCTACACCAGCCGTGTACTGCAAAATGCACAGAAATCCTAATATGTGGCCATGAATGTCTGTCAACATGCAACAGTTGTCCTCCATGTGAGACACCATGTGAGAATAGATGCAGTCACCGTACATGCACTTTAGCCTGTGGAGATCCGTGTGTTCCCTGTTCAAAACCCTGTGACATAGCATGTAGACATTCCAAATGCACGTCAACCTGTGGAGACATGTGCAAGAGGGAAAAGTGCAATGCCATATGTAGGAAGAAATTAAAATGTCGTCATCCTTGCATTGGACTTTGCGATGCCCCGTGTCCAAACGTATGCAAGGAATGCAACCCAGAAGAAATATCGAAAGCTCTGGAAGCCTTTGGAACCGAAATCTCAGGGAACAACAGGCTCATTCAACTGGAAGAGTGCTCTCACATATTTGACGTGAAAGCCATGGATAAATACATGGAAGGAGATTCGGGAGACGTCGAAAAAACTGTTGTGGAACTTAAAAAATGCCCAATCTGCAAGACTCCCATTAGGCGGAACCAGCGTTATGTGAACATCATCAAAGGAACTCTTTCAGATATTGAAAAGGCCAAACTGAAGGTCAGAGAAAATGGACGAAGAGTGCGGGATTTGCAACAAATGATTTTGTCGATGCGAAACAGATTTCAAGGCTCAGACAGGGTAATCGTAGAACGATTGACAACTACCAGTCTTTTTCCGTCGGAGGGTCACTTGTCGGCACAGGTCAGTCAGTTGCGAATCATGGAGAGAGTACTTGGCCTAGAGAAACTTGTAAGATCAGATGCCGCCAAGAATAGCTCTCATCTGTATGAGCAACTTCTAAGAGCCATACATGCCTTCAAGGAATGGCTTCTAGTTCCAAGGTCTTGTTTTGGGAAGCAGGAGAGGCAGGATAGTGATGGCGAGATGAAACGACTATCTATGAGCCGATACCTCATTACAGCATCCCACTTGATTGACTCAGACAGGAAGGGTAGTAGTGCTGACATGAATATGCGGATTCACGATATGATTCAGCGCCTAGCCTCTTCGGAGACGCACGAATCAGTTCTGTCCGATGCCAAGGTACTGGTGGAAGAGGTCAAGGGCCATGTATCAGAATCCAAGATTGGAGCATGTGATGAAGAGAGGGTCGTGATTGTAGAAGCGATTGACATGAAACAGGGTCACTGGTACAAATGCAAAGAAG GCCATGTTTATGCCATGAGTGAGTGTGACAGACCTCACGAGGAGGTCACGTGTCCCGAGTGTGAATCATCTACAGGAGGGTCTGCCTGTGGAataacagaagacaatgtctGGGCTCCGGATATAGACGATCCGGAGGACCCGCCGTGGTCTGATAAGAGAGACTATGAACTTGCATGGAAGCTACACGAGGAACTTAACGGATAA